In a single window of the Anaerocolumna cellulosilytica genome:
- the coaE gene encoding dephospho-CoA kinase (Dephospho-CoA kinase (CoaE) performs the final step in coenzyme A biosynthesis.), translating into MKQNKDDICMKVIGLTGGVGSGKSLVADLLERKYQAYLINMDQIAHNLMKKGNLSYQLILEYFGMEILNEAGEIDRKKLGSIAYKDEERLSRLNSFTHPYVIQYTKKQIEEQKEKRLVCVETALPLQAGLEDYCDEIWYVFAPEEVRRERLKKTRNYDDKKIEMIFKNQITEEEYKRLSTHVLENYQVSVSLEKQIEILLAGK; encoded by the coding sequence ATGAAGCAAAATAAGGATGATATATGTATGAAAGTAATAGGACTTACCGGAGGCGTGGGTAGTGGTAAATCGTTAGTTGCAGATCTATTAGAAAGAAAATACCAGGCATATCTGATTAATATGGATCAGATTGCTCATAACCTGATGAAAAAAGGAAATCTGTCCTACCAATTAATTTTAGAATATTTTGGAATGGAAATATTAAATGAAGCAGGAGAAATAGATCGTAAAAAGCTTGGAAGTATTGCATATAAAGACGAAGAAAGGTTAAGTAGATTAAATTCCTTTACCCATCCCTATGTCATTCAATATACAAAGAAGCAAATTGAAGAACAAAAAGAAAAAAGACTGGTTTGTGTTGAGACAGCTTTACCTCTTCAGGCAGGTTTAGAGGACTACTGTGATGAAATCTGGTATGTTTTTGCACCGGAGGAAGTTCGAAGAGAACGACTGAAAAAAACTAGAAATTATGATGATAAAAAAATCGAAATGATATTTAAAAATCAAATTACAGAGGAAGAATATAAGCGATTAAGTACGCACGTGCTGGAAAATTACCAGGTATCTGTCAGCCTGGAAAAGCAGATAGAAATTTTGCTTGCAGGGAAATAA
- the polA gene encoding DNA polymerase I: MDKKIVLIDGHSILNRAFYAIPVLTNSEGIPTNAVLGFLNIMFKILDEEKPDFLTVAFDVHQPTFRHEMYEAYKGTRKSMPDELRQQVPIMKEVLRAMDITIMEKPGFEADDVLGTIATICEKDGYEVSLVSGDRDLLQLASEKIKIRIPKTKKGGTEIENYNTKDVIEAYGVTPLQFIDLKGLMGDASDNIPGVPGVGEKTAGKIIGTFDTIENAYNHIEEVTPPKAREALRNNYEQAILSKVLATIKVDCPLEFEIQEAVFDNIYNENAYGYFKRLEFKSLLNRFQVQLTQNTGIEEAFQSVETLEEVEEIFNGLEKVNGIPGFVFIHEEELLGLSIAPSNEKAYFIKAGEKVTDTYLAGKVKDLAQKKQLATLNLKQQLHLPALNTIVSEGNCEKLQENIFDASIAAYLLNPLSDSYGYDDIAKDYLGLTIPSQSELFGKNKLSVSMVEKQEEFTHFCCYQAFSACKAAPLIIEALQAADMYKLFYEIEMPLVYTLYDMENRGIRVNRQELKEYGDKLLVSINSLETEIYKLVGEEFNINSPKQLGVILFEKLRLPFGKKTKTGYSTSADILEKLVPEHPVIRMILDYRQVTKLKSTYADGLAVYIGDDERIHGKFQQTIAATGRISSTEPNLQNIPIKMELGREIRKVFIPREDYIFLDADYSQIELRVLAHMSGDERLIDAYREAQDIHRITASQVFHTPLNEVTSLQRSNAKAVNFGIVYGISSFGLGQDLNISKKEAESYINKYFETYPRVKNFLDELVANGKGEGYVSTMFGRRRPIPELNSSNFMQRSFGERVAMNSPIQGTAADIIKIAMIRVNEKLKGLKLKSRLILQIHDELLIEAHKDEIEQVSHILEEEMQNAAKLRVPLEVEVKSGSNWYEAK; this comes from the coding sequence ATGGATAAAAAAATAGTATTAATTGATGGGCATAGTATTTTAAACAGAGCTTTTTATGCAATACCGGTATTGACCAATTCAGAGGGTATTCCAACTAATGCTGTGCTGGGCTTTTTAAATATTATGTTTAAAATATTAGATGAAGAAAAGCCAGATTTTTTAACGGTTGCTTTTGATGTACATCAACCAACCTTCCGCCATGAAATGTATGAAGCCTATAAAGGAACGAGAAAGTCCATGCCGGATGAATTGAGGCAGCAGGTACCAATAATGAAAGAAGTACTGCGTGCCATGGATATAACCATAATGGAAAAACCAGGATTTGAGGCCGATGATGTTCTTGGTACAATTGCAACAATTTGTGAAAAGGATGGATATGAGGTATCCTTGGTATCTGGTGACAGGGATTTACTGCAATTAGCCAGTGAGAAGATAAAGATTCGTATACCCAAAACAAAAAAGGGTGGGACAGAAATAGAAAACTATAACACAAAGGATGTAATAGAAGCCTATGGAGTTACACCACTTCAATTTATTGATTTAAAAGGACTCATGGGGGATGCCTCCGACAATATACCGGGAGTACCGGGGGTTGGAGAAAAGACTGCCGGCAAGATAATCGGTACATTTGATACGATTGAAAATGCTTATAATCATATAGAAGAAGTTACTCCTCCGAAAGCAAGAGAAGCCTTAAGAAATAATTATGAGCAGGCAATCTTAAGTAAGGTACTGGCAACCATTAAAGTGGATTGTCCGTTGGAATTTGAGATTCAGGAGGCAGTATTTGATAATATTTATAATGAAAATGCCTACGGTTATTTTAAAAGGCTAGAATTTAAAAGTCTGTTAAACCGTTTTCAGGTACAGCTTACTCAAAATACTGGAATTGAAGAAGCTTTTCAATCCGTTGAGACTTTAGAAGAGGTTGAAGAAATATTTAATGGCCTTGAAAAAGTAAATGGAATCCCGGGTTTTGTGTTTATTCATGAGGAAGAATTACTGGGGCTCTCTATTGCTCCCAGCAATGAAAAAGCTTATTTTATAAAAGCCGGTGAGAAAGTAACGGATACTTATTTGGCCGGTAAAGTAAAAGATTTGGCACAAAAGAAACAGCTGGCTACACTAAATTTAAAACAACAGCTGCATCTTCCAGCTCTTAATACCATAGTTTCAGAAGGCAATTGTGAGAAATTACAAGAAAATATATTTGATGCAAGTATTGCTGCCTACCTGTTAAATCCTTTAAGTGATTCTTATGGATATGATGATATTGCAAAGGATTATTTAGGCCTTACAATACCTTCTCAAAGTGAATTATTTGGCAAGAATAAACTTTCTGTTTCGATGGTAGAGAAGCAAGAGGAGTTTACCCATTTTTGCTGCTATCAGGCTTTTTCAGCCTGTAAAGCGGCTCCTCTAATTATTGAGGCCTTACAAGCAGCAGATATGTACAAGTTGTTTTACGAGATTGAAATGCCTTTAGTGTATACACTCTATGATATGGAGAATCGGGGAATCCGTGTAAACCGTCAGGAATTAAAAGAATACGGAGACAAGCTTTTAGTTAGCATAAATAGTCTGGAAACAGAGATTTACAAACTGGTAGGAGAAGAATTTAATATAAATTCCCCAAAACAGCTTGGGGTAATTCTGTTTGAAAAATTGCGTCTGCCCTTCGGGAAGAAAACAAAAACCGGTTACTCTACATCTGCGGATATATTGGAAAAACTGGTGCCGGAACATCCTGTGATTCGTATGATTTTAGATTACAGGCAGGTTACCAAATTAAAATCCACCTATGCAGACGGACTTGCGGTATACATCGGTGATGATGAAAGAATTCATGGTAAATTTCAACAAACCATTGCTGCAACAGGAAGAATCAGCAGTACCGAACCCAATCTTCAAAACATACCGATTAAGATGGAGCTTGGAAGAGAAATACGAAAGGTATTTATACCAAGAGAAGATTATATATTTTTAGATGCAGACTATTCCCAGATTGAATTAAGAGTACTTGCCCATATGTCAGGTGACGAACGTCTCATAGATGCATACCGGGAAGCACAGGACATCCATAGAATAACAGCTTCTCAGGTATTCCATACACCTCTTAATGAGGTTACTTCTTTACAGAGAAGTAATGCCAAGGCAGTAAATTTTGGTATTGTTTATGGCATTAGTTCTTTTGGGTTAGGACAGGATTTAAATATTTCAAAGAAAGAAGCGGAATCCTATATTAATAAATATTTTGAGACGTATCCTAGGGTAAAGAACTTTTTGGATGAATTGGTAGCAAACGGTAAGGGTGAGGGATATGTAAGTACTATGTTTGGAAGAAGAAGACCCATACCTGAGTTAAATTCCTCTAATTTTATGCAGCGATCTTTCGGTGAAAGAGTTGCCATGAATTCTCCTATTCAGGGAACGGCAGCAGATATTATTAAAATAGCCATGATACGGGTCAATGAGAAGTTAAAGGGCTTAAAGTTAAAATCCAGACTGATATTACAGATTCACGATGAACTTCTGATCGAAGCTCACAAGGATGAGATTGAACAAGTCAGCCACATCCTAGAGGAGGAGATGCAGAACGCTGCTAAGCTTAGGGTACCTCTTGAAGTAGAAGTGAAATCGGGAAGCAACTGGTATGAAGCAAAATAA